In one window of Nothobranchius furzeri strain GRZ-AD chromosome 11, NfurGRZ-RIMD1, whole genome shotgun sequence DNA:
- the ap1s3b gene encoding AP-1 complex subunit sigma-3b isoform X1 codes for MMRFLLLFSRQGKLRLQKWFTAMSDRERKKIIREMTTMVLARQPRSSNFLQWKDLKIIYKRYASLYFCLGVEAQENELLALEIIHRYVELLDKYFGNVCELDIIFNFEKAYFILDEFLMGGEIQETSKQTVNRCIEASDMLQEDDNSEWYEVELFG; via the exons ATG ATGCGCTTCCTGCTGCTCTTCAGTCGCCAGGGGAAGCTGCGTCTACAGAAATGGTTCACTGCAATGTCAGATCGTGAAAGAAAGAAGATCATTAGGGAAATGACCACCATGGTGTTGGCACGGCAACCACGTTCCAGCAACTTCCTGCAATGGAAAGACCTGAAGATTATTTACAAGAG GTATGCAAGCTTATATTTCTGTTTGGGTGTAGAAGCCCAGGAGAATGAGCTATTAGCTCTGGAGATTATTCATCGCTATGTGGAGCTGCTGGACAAATACTTTGGCAAT GTGTGCGAGCTGGACATAATCTTTAACTTCGAGAAGGCCTATTTTATCCTGGATGAGTTTTTAATGGGAGGAGAGATCCAAGAAACCTCCAAACAGACTGTGAACCGCTGCATCGAAGCCTCTGACATGTTACAGGAG
- the ap1s3b gene encoding AP-1 complex subunit sigma-3b isoform X3 — protein MMRFLLLFSRQGKLRLQKWFTAMSDRERKKIIREMTTMVLARQPRSSNFLQWKDLKIIYKRYASLYFCLGVEAQENELLALEIIHRYVELLDKYFGNVCELDIIFNFEKAYFILDEFLMGGEIQETSKQTVNRCIEASDMLQETMEEYMSKPAF, from the exons ATG ATGCGCTTCCTGCTGCTCTTCAGTCGCCAGGGGAAGCTGCGTCTACAGAAATGGTTCACTGCAATGTCAGATCGTGAAAGAAAGAAGATCATTAGGGAAATGACCACCATGGTGTTGGCACGGCAACCACGTTCCAGCAACTTCCTGCAATGGAAAGACCTGAAGATTATTTACAAGAG GTATGCAAGCTTATATTTCTGTTTGGGTGTAGAAGCCCAGGAGAATGAGCTATTAGCTCTGGAGATTATTCATCGCTATGTGGAGCTGCTGGACAAATACTTTGGCAAT GTGTGCGAGCTGGACATAATCTTTAACTTCGAGAAGGCCTATTTTATCCTGGATGAGTTTTTAATGGGAGGAGAGATCCAAGAAACCTCCAAACAGACTGTGAACCGCTGCATCGAAGCCTCTGACATGTTACAGGAG
- the ap1s3b gene encoding AP-1 complex subunit sigma-3b isoform X2 has translation MRFLLLFSRQGKLRLQKWFTAMSDRERKKIIREMTTMVLARQPRSSNFLQWKDLKIIYKRYASLYFCLGVEAQENELLALEIIHRYVELLDKYFGNVCELDIIFNFEKAYFILDEFLMGGEIQETSKQTVNRCIEASDMLQEDDNSEWYEVELFG, from the exons ATGCGCTTCCTGCTGCTCTTCAGTCGCCAGGGGAAGCTGCGTCTACAGAAATGGTTCACTGCAATGTCAGATCGTGAAAGAAAGAAGATCATTAGGGAAATGACCACCATGGTGTTGGCACGGCAACCACGTTCCAGCAACTTCCTGCAATGGAAAGACCTGAAGATTATTTACAAGAG GTATGCAAGCTTATATTTCTGTTTGGGTGTAGAAGCCCAGGAGAATGAGCTATTAGCTCTGGAGATTATTCATCGCTATGTGGAGCTGCTGGACAAATACTTTGGCAAT GTGTGCGAGCTGGACATAATCTTTAACTTCGAGAAGGCCTATTTTATCCTGGATGAGTTTTTAATGGGAGGAGAGATCCAAGAAACCTCCAAACAGACTGTGAACCGCTGCATCGAAGCCTCTGACATGTTACAGGAG
- the dhrs12lb gene encoding dehydrogenase/reductase SDR family member 12, with translation MSMYRNAIWFLNGIHQYTRKGYEAASKGFEPKDLDVSVVGRSFMITGANSGIGKATAMAIAKKGGTVHMLCRNRDRAEEAKSDIVSASGNTEVYVHIVDMSQTLRVWEFAETFKKQHPSLNVLINNAGCMVHKKELNAEGMEMNFATNTMGVYVLTQTLIPLLQKSRDPRVITVSSGGMLVQKLRVDDLHSEKGYFDGVMVYAQNKRQQVVLTEHWAKTYPVIHFSAMHPGWVDTPAVSTAMPQFHQMMGDRLRGVEQGADTVVWLALSRVAASTRSGQFFQDRKPVPAHLPLAWTRSSAEEICNFISQLETLARAVQLQHEADAAGHLDPSKPHFV, from the exons ATGTCAATGTACCGAAATGCCATCTGGTTTCTGAATGGAATCCACCAATACACAAG GAAGGGATATGAAGCAGCATCCAAAGGCTTTGAGCCCAAGGACCTTGATGTGTCCGTCGTGGGTCGATCTTTCATGATCACAGGAGCTAACAGTGGAATTGGCAAAGCCACAGCAATGGCCATAGCCAAGAAAG GCGGGACAGTCCACATGTTGTGTAGGAACAGAGACAGAGCAGAAGAGGCCAAATCAGACATCGTTTCTGCGTCTGGTAACACG GAAGTGTACGTCCACATTGTCGATATGTCGCAGACGCTCAGAGTCTGGGAGTTCGCTGAGACCTTCAAGAAGCAGCATCCATCGCTGAATGTGTTG ATCAACAATGCAGGCTGCATGGTGCACAAGAAAGAGCTGAACGCAGAGGGAATGGAGATGAACTTTGCCACAAACACCATGG GGGTCTACGTTCTCACTCAAACTCTCATACCACTTTTGCAGAAGAGCCGGGACCCCAGAGTG ATCACTGTGTCCTCTGGAGGCATGCTGGTCCAGAAGCTTAGAGTTGATGACCTGCACTCAGAGAAGGGCTACTTCGATGGGGTCATGGTCTACGCCCAGAACAAG AGACAGCAGGTGGTGCTAACAGAACATTGGGCCAAAACCTACCCTGTCATTCACTTTTCTGCCATGCATCCTGGCTGGGTAGATACACCAG CTGTTTCCACAGCAATGCCTCAGTTTCATCAGATGATGGGTGACAGGCTGCGTGGAGTCGAACAAGGAGCAGACACTGTTGTGTGGTTGGCCTTGTCCAGAGTTGCTGCGAGTACACGCAGTGGGCAGTTTTTTCAAG ATCGTAAGCCGGTTCCTGCACATCTCCCTCTGGCTTGGACTCGCAGTTCTGCTGAAGAGATTTGTAATTTCATCTCTCAGCTGGAGACTCTGGCTCGAGCTGTTCAGCTACAGCATGAAGCAGATGCTGCAGGTCATCTGGACCCATCTAAACCTCACTTTGTCTAA
- the LOC107384027 gene encoding cullin-3 — protein MSNIKGGTKKDTKMRIRAFPMTMDEKYVNNIWDLLKNAIQEIQRKNNSGLSFEELYRNAYTMVLHKHGEKLYTGLREVVTEHLINKVREDVLNSLNNNFLQTLNQAWNDHQTAMVMIRDILMYMDRVYVQQNNVENVYNLGLIIFRDQVVRYGCIRDHLRQTLLDMIARERKGEVVDRGAIRNACQMLMILGLDGRSVYEEDFEGPFLEMSAEFFQMESQKFLAENSASVYIKKVEARINEEIERVMHCLDKSTEEPIVKVVERELISKHMKTIVEMENSGLVHMLKNSKTEDLACMYKLFSRVPNGLKTMCECMSAYLREQGKALVSEEGEGKNPVDYIQGLLDLKTRFDHFLLESFNNDRLFKQTIAGDFEYFLNLNSRSPEYLSLFIDDKLKKGVKGLTEQEVESILDKAMVLFRFMQEKDVFERYYKQHLGRRLLSNKSVSDDSEKNMISKLKTECGCQFTSKLEGMFRDMSISNTTMDEFRQHIQTTSASLSGVDLTVRVLTTGYWPTQSATPKCTIPPAPRHAFEVFRRFYLAKHSGRQLTLQHHMGGADLNATFYGTIKKEDGSEVGVGGAQVTGSNTRKHILQVSTFQMTILMLFNNREKCTFEEIQQETDIPERELVRALQSLACGKPTQRVLTKEPKSKEIENGHVFTVNDQFTSKLHRVKIQTVAAKQGESDPERKETRQKVDDDRKHEIEAAIVRIMKSRKKMQHNVLVAEVTQQLRARFLPSPVVIKKRIEGLIEREYLARTPEDRKVYTYVA, from the exons ATGTCCAACATCAAAGGCGGCACCAAGAAGGACACCAAGATGAGGATACGAGCCTTCCCT ATGACGATGGATGAGAAGTATGTGAATAACATCTGGGACCTTCTGAAGAACGCCATCCAGGAGATTCAGAGAAAGAACAACAGTGGACTGAGCTTCGAGGAGCTATACAGGAATGCCTACACCATGGTCCTCCATAAACACGGAGAAAAGCTCTACACCGGCCTGAGGGAGGTTGTCACTGAGCACCTAATCAACAAA GTGCGAGAAGATGTTCTAAACTCCCTAAATAATAATTTTCTGCAAACACTAAATCAGGCTTGGAATGACCATCAAACTGCTATGGTTATGATCCGAGACATTCTCATGTACATG GACAGAGTTTACGTTCAGCAAAACAACGTGGAGAATGTATACAACCTCGGCCTCATCATCTTCAGAGACCAGGTGGTGCGTTACGGATGCATCCGGGACCACCTACGACAAACGCTGCTCGACATGATTGCGCGAGAACGGAAGGGCGAAGTTGTAGACAG GGGTGCTATCAGAAACGCCTGCCAGATGCTGATGATTCTTGGCCTGGATGGCAGGTCTGTGTATGAGGAGGACTTTGAGGGGCCTTTCTTAGAAATGTCTGCTGAATTCTTCCAG ATGGAGAGCCAAAAGTTCCTTGCAGAAAACAGTGCCAGTGTCTACATAAAGAAGGTAGAGGCCAGAATCAATGAAGAGATTGAGCGAGTTATGCACTGTCTGGACAAGTCTACAGAAGAACCCATCGTCAAGGTAGTGGAAAGGGAGCTGATTTCTAAACACATGAAAACCATTGTGGAGATGGAGAATTCTGGCTTGGTCCATATGCTCAAGAACAGCAAGACAGAAG ACCTCGCGTGCATGTACAAACTGTTCAGTCGTGTACCGAATGGCTTGAAAACAATGTGTGAGTGTATGAGCGCCTACTTGAGAGAACAAGGTAAAGCTCTGGTGTCAGAAGAGGGAGAGGGCAAGAACCCCGTTGACTACATTCAG GGTCTGCTGGATTTGAAGACTCGATTTGATCATTTCCTCCTCGAGTCTTTCAACAATGACAGACTCTTTAAACAAACCATAGCTGGAGACTTTGAGTATTTTCTCAACCTCAACTCCCGCTCACCAGAATACCTGTCCCTCTTCATTGATGACAAGCTCAAGAAGGGAGTGAAAGGG TTGACGGAACAGGAGGTGGAGTCGATTCTCGACAAAGCCATGGTGTTGTTCCGGTTCATGCAAGAGAAGGACGTCTTTGAAAGATATTACAAACAGCATCTTGGCCGCCGACTCCTCAGCAACAAGAGCGTCTCAGATGATTCGGAGAAGAACATGATCTCTAAGCTAAAG ACGGAATGTGGCTGTCAGTTCACCTCGAAACTGGAAGGGATGTTCAGAGACATGAGCATCTCCAACACCACTATGGATGAGTTCAGACAGCACATACAAACCACATCG GCGTCTCTAAGTGGTGTGGACCTCACAGTAAGAGTCCTCACTACTGGTTACTGGCCTACACAGTCTGCAACACCAAAATGCACCATCCCCCCTGCTCCTAGGCACGCCTTTGAAGTTTTCAGAAG GTTTTACCTCGCCAAGCACAGTGGAAGACAGCTCACACTGCAACACCACATGGGTGGGGCGGACCTAAATGCAACTTTCTATGGAACTattaaaaag GAGGATGGCTCGGAGGTGGGTGTAGGTGGAGCCCAGGTTACAGGTTCAAACACCCGAAAGCACATCCTGCAGGTCTCCACCTTCCAGATGACCATCCTCATGCTCTTCAACAACAGAGAAAAGTGCACTTTTGAG GAGATTCAGCAGGAGACGGATATCCCTGAGAGGGAGCTGGTGCGAGCGTTGCAGTCTCTGGCCTGTGGGAAACCCACACAGCGAGTTCTAACGAAGGAGCCAAAGTCCAAGGAGATAGAGAACGGCCACGTGTTTACAGTCAATGATCAGTTTACATCCAAGCTGCACAGAGTCAAAATACAGACAG TTGCTGCTAAACAAGGGGAATCTGACCCTGAAAGGAAAGAGACCCGGCAGAAGGTGGATGATGACAGGAAGCATGAGATCGAGGCGGCCATTGTTCGAATCATGAAGTCAAGAAAGAAGATGCAGCACAACGTCCTGGTAGCAGAG GTGACTCAGCAGCTCCGGGCCCGTTTTCTTCCCAGCCCTGTGGTAATCAAAAAGCGCATAGAAGGACTAATAGAAAGAGAATACTTGGCAAGAACACCAGAAGACCGTAAAGTGTACACCTACGTTGCATAA